The genome window AAATAATGAATAGATGAATCACAGCTTCGCCCCCTCCCTAACAACCAACTTCTCCAACCCCCGTCGAATCCTCTCCTCCATCCCTCCCTTCGCCGGCCTCATCGTCTCCCGCGCACAAAACACATGCGTATACCCCCCAACAACCTTcacatcctcctcccccctccTGAACACCCCAACCTCATACGTCACGCTCGACGACCCCAGCCTCGCAACCCGCAGCCCCAGATCCAGTACATCGGGATATGAGACTGAGGCGAAGTAGTCGCAGTACGAGTTGACCATGATCCCGACCTGCTGCGAGACAGCGCCGTCATCGTCACTGGCGCCGGTGCTTGTTGTTGACTTGTTCCTGTTGAACGGATCCATCCCGCACTCGGCGATAAGCCAGCTATTCACGATCGAGTCGAAGAGCATGGCGTAGACGGTGTTGTTGAGGTGGGCGTACATGTCGTTGTCGAACCTGGCTTTCATTAGAGGGAAGTagggatggagaggatgggtGCTTGCCATCGGGTGCGGTATTCCTGGTGGAAGACGTAGTCACTTCGCTTGCGCCGTCTTTTGGCTTCTAGTTCCTCTTTGGGGGACATCTTGCTTGTGGTACGAGGCAGGAGGTTGTAGTGAGGGCGATTACTTGAGTATTTGGAGgagagatatatataactGGGCAGCTAATGATGGTTGTTGGTCAAACTGGGCTCGGGCATCAAAAATCCAAGGCGACTGGACTTCTAGTACAATCCCATCAATGGGGGTAATTTCTAGCTTCTTATAGAAAGGTAGTTGTAGGGCTGTTGCTACGattgatgttgatgtcgatgtcgacaCTCGGAGACCTCAGGCACAAAGGAGCCGAGGTTGAGGCGTCGGTGCATTTGATTGGCTGCACAATTCATGTATTATTAGTCATGGCACAAATTTATGCAGATGTGCCTGAGGCGGGGATGAGATCGCGACAACAGTCGAGATTGATCAAACTTAGGCGATAATGAAGAGAATATCAGCATTCTTGAGATGTAAATATATCAAGCTTGAACTGTATATTAATTTTCTACTATCGATACGTATATAATGAGATTATTCAGTTGTTGGCTTATGTACTCTCCCGATCTGATCTCCCCGCAACACTAATTTACTTTCTGATATTTTTTTTCGGTGGCTATTttttgccttcgccaggaCACAGTCGTACACGAACGCACACAATAACGGGATCGTCGATATCACCCCTggctccttctcctcgtatTACTGCATATCTGCTGCGACGAGGCAGAATACCTGCGTCCAGCATGGCTGTCGTTCCTGTCGACACCACCCTCAAAGTCCCTCCTCCGGACCCCGTTGAAGAACCCCCCAAAGTGGCCGTCACTCCATGCGATCCATGGCCGATCCCATACTATTTTGAAGGCGGGCTGCGCAGGGTCAAGCCCTACTACTACACTTACAACACCTACTGCAAGGAGCGATGGCGGGGTCGGCAGCTGCAGGAAATCTTCACGTCCGAGTTCAGAGATCGGCCGGCCGAGTACTACGTGGGTCGTCAGCCTGTGAATGAGATTGAACGCGGTCGCTAATGCAAATGCAGGTACAAGCTCTTGCGGACGGCAAAGTCACCGTCAACGGCAAAACCGCGGCCCCCGATACCGTGATCAAGAACGGCGAAGTCATCTCGCATACCCTCCACCGCCATGAACCCCCCGTCACCGGCCATGAGATTGGAATCATTCACGAGGACAATGATATCCTTGTGATCGACAAGCCCGCGGGCGTCCCCGTCCACGCCGCCGGCCGGTACCACTACAACTCGATCGTCGAGATCCTGCGCTCGCAGCGCGGGCAGGAGTTCGTCCCCCGGCCCTGCAATCGCCTGGACCGCCTGACCTCCGGGGTGATGTTCATCGCGAAGCACCCCAAGGCCGCGgacgccatcaccatcaagctGAAGCAGCGCACCGTGCAAAAGGAGTACATCGCGCGCGTCAAGGGCCGCTTCCCAGACGGGGTGGTCGTCTGCGACCAGCCCATCATGTCCGTCAGCCCCAAGCTCGGGCTCAACCGCGTGCGCGCCACCGGCAAGGACGCAAAGACCAAGTTCCGCCGGCTAGCGTACTATCCACCTGCCTCGCCCGCCCCGGAacgcgacgaggacgaagtgACCGCCAGCGGCGACCGGCCCGcgacgccgccgccgctcctCGCCAACGAATCGGAAGGCTACAGCATCGTGCACTGCCTCCCGCTGACGGGGCGCACGCACCAGATCCGCGTGCACCTGCAGTTCCTGGGCCACCCGATCACCAACGACCCGATCTACTCCAACCGGCGGGTCTTCGGCCCGGACCTCGGCCGCAACGAAACCACCGCCGAGCGCGACCAAGAGATCATGGACCGGCTGTCCGAAATGGGCAAGACCGAAGTTGCAGATACGACCACGTACCGCACGCACCTGACGACCGTGCCGCCCGTACCGCCGGGCACGCACCCGTCcgtcgtcgaggagatcatgtCGCGCGAGCACGAGGCCGCCGTGCACGACTACCACAAGCGCAAGGGCGAGCGCCTCTCCGGCGAGGTCTGCGACGTCTGCGGCACGGAGCTCTACACTGACCCTGGCGTCCATGAGCTCGGCATCTTCCTGCATGCGGTTGCATACTCTGATCTGGAGGGCCAGTGGAAGTATCGTAGCAAGATGCCCTCGTGGGCTATGCCGCCCAAGGGGCTGGATGGGCCGCGTGAGGCGCCGGACTGGGTGCCTGTCccggaggaagaggagattgtcaTTGGCCAGACGCCGATTCCCGAGGGGATGGTTGTCGAGCGTTCTGAGCAGCAGCGGGAGAATCCGGTGTTGGTGAGGGGGGTCGGGCTTGTGGATGTGTCTGCTGCTCGGCAGCAGGAGTTTCAGGAGCAGCATACTACATAGACCATGATTTTTTCTAGATAGATAGACGCATAATGAATGATATGACGTTCACTATATCTATGACATGATGTACAAGCTACGCATAACTGTAGTGATGGGAATCTCCTCATGGCCCCGAGGATCTACACTTCCCATAACCATGCCCGTAACACAATTACATCCTACAGAAAAGCATGCATGATGCACATATCTTGAATCGTCATTGCCACGAGGATTGCACGACCATACATGGAACCGACAATCGACACCCTTTTCCGCACCCGCCAGAGGAAACGGACACAGCCACGGCCACGGACACTCAGCcacaaggacgaggatgaggaaagaggaggaaaatAAAAAGGACGTCCACCATCCGGCCCCCCTTCATGGTATATTTGTAAGCGGTAAGAAGCTAGGGTCAAATTTTTTCGTTCTATTATTTCATCATTCCTATTCCACCATTTACGCCTCAACGGTGACACGGCCCTTGGGGTTGGTGACCTTGACGCCGAgcgccttggccttggcaatGATCTCGACGCGCTTGCGGGAGGAGACAGCGGAGGCGATCCTATCCATCAATCAGTATCTTCTCTTCATAGATGGAACTGTGAATGCAACGTACTCAGCGGCGTAGGTGCGGTTGTGCATGAGCAGCAGCTCGACGTCCTTGGGGTTGTGGACGAGGAAAGCCTTGTGGCCGGAGGGCATCATGTgcttggtcttcttgttgcTACCGTAACCGATCTAGTCCAGAGATATCAGTATGCCAGTTCGTCAAACGTAGACCGCAGCGTGATTCTAAATTTGTCTCGTCGAGATGATCGAATCTGATGCGGCAGGGTCGGGGGAATTTGAACGTACGGAAGGCATGGGGATGTTGCCCTTGAAGCGTCTGCGGACACGGTTGTCGATACCCTTGGGCTTGCGCCATGACTCCGGCACGCACTTGAAGCGGTCGGACTGGTGGCGGAAGAAGCGCTTGGTGCCTGTTCACAGCCATGTCAGTCCTCTTATATTCCATGTTCTCGTGTGTATGAAACTTCAAGATTCTTCCAACAGCCTGCAAGAACGATATCGACTCTATCGCTGATCCATCTCTTGTTGGAACCGTCTTTTCATCAATCCAAACCAAAAAAACATCCATTCCTTATATTTCCAGAATCGAATTTTGTACGTGTGCTTGAGGCAGGGAAAAGGCTGGCAGAAGGGAGCGAGAACATACGCTTCTTGACGATGGGGACGTGCTTCTTTGCGAGGACCATCTTGAAACTGTCAGTACAACCTCAATGCATCAGACGCAAATATGCAGAATGAACATACCTTGTCGGTATCGTTGGGTCTCGCTGGCTGGCGCTCGAGAGTTGTCGTGACGATTCGAGTTCAATCTCAAAAATTCCGCTGAGGTTTGGCCGCCCGAGCGAGCGTCTGAGTGCAGCGGGACGCTAGTGGATCGCTAAGCGAGAACGGGTGTTTAGGGCTTGTGCGGCTAACCCTCGCCAAGACTTATGGATGTACCTTTACTGTAGGTTACCTATCACATTGAAATTACGGCGTGCTTGTACGGCGTACTTGTATCACAATGGTCTTGAAGCTGCTAAGTATATAAGGATTTAAATCAATCAATCCATTGTCATGAAGCTGAGAAAGTATCTACACTTGTAATTCCACGGTCTGTCTCTCGCCGTCTCTCTCACCACTGGtcagcatcttctccataATCTCCAAATCCGCCAATGCCTCTTCCGGGCTCTGTCGCTTGTCGACAGAACCACCGCTGGCAATCGTCGTAGCAAATACAGCGACCTCACGGCTAACGCCTCGTCCGTCAAAGGCGAGCTCATTGCTCTCGCCCTTAATTGTGAGCGTATCAGAGTTCAAGGCGACCACGCCCCCCTCGCAGTCAAACTCGAAAACAGAGTCATCAAACGCTGATCCGAACGACAAGGATAGCACACCCGTAGCGCCAGATTTGGTCTTCATCACCGCGTTCACCGTGTCCaagggaggaagatgctgctgctggaggcaGGACTGCGCGGATATCGTAGCGACTGGATCGTTCGACCCGAGAATCAATCGTAGAGCTGCTACGACATGGACTCCGCCGTCCAGGATGAATCCACCCTGGTATCCGGGTGTTTGGCGCCACGCGGTTTCTCCCTCGTTAGATCACGCACCAGATAATCATGAGACGTAGAGCGCAGTCGGTATAACTTACTAAAATACTTCGAGTCCGTCGAGACCAGAGCGTGAAAGTTCACGCGGAAATTCTTGACCCGCCCCAGCTTCTGCACCTCCTCGGCCGTGCGTAGGAACTTGGTCATGTACCGGAAGTTCTCCGCAACGGCCCAGAGAGTCTTGCGGGTGTCAATGTTGGCATGGTACCACTGTACCAGGTCGCGCGCCGTGGCAATGTCCTTGGCAATCGGTTTCTCGGACAGAACGTGCTTTCCTGCCGTCAGAGCCTTGCGGATGAAATCCGGCTGGACCAGGATGGGGAGACTGCGCGGAGGTTGATTAGCCAGTGAAACTATCCCTGGAGGGGTGAAACCCAGACGCACGCAATGACAACCGCCGCGATGTCGTCGCGGGCGAGTAAATCGGCGTAACCCTTTCCGGGGCCAGAGTCCTCGGAGTAGAGGTCAACGCCCGTAGTCCCGCTTGCGAGGTCCTGGGCTGATTTGAGGGAGCGGGAATAGACGGCTTTCAGCTGGAAATCCTTTGCTGCTTGGACTGCAGGCTATGTCTAGTGTCAGGGTAGTCAGACCACAAATGACAAAGCAGATGACGTACCAGATGCTCTTCGCGAGCGAAGATGCCTGTGATTTTATCAGTTCTAGGCTCATGACTGTTGGACGAGTATAGATGGCGGACATACCGCTTCCAATGATAGCCACTCCGACAGACATACCGACGGTTTAAATGGTACAGATACACAGGCAGTATTGACAATCGAGACTGTACAGAGGCACGAAGTTCATATTATATATACCTTGGAATACGATTAGAAATCCGGATATGTAGCACCCAGCTGCCATGCTTCTGCCGGCATTTCATTGGCGCCCCCATCTGTCAGACCCTGCGTGTGCTGGGCGGGGTGGAGGGAAGAAAGTGGAAACGACCCGGTGAAGCATACAGTGTTTAGCCTAAACCATTCCAACACGGACCTTTGTGCGTGGCCAAATGGGGCCATCTCATGAGTCACTGGAAGTGTTGAATTCAAAAGGAAGGAGTTCATTAATGCCATGTTGTACTCTTTGCACAGCCATCTTGCATGTATTGATCAAGCGGGGGTAAATTGCTGACGCCATCAGCTATAACAACAGAGTAAATGCTATCCAAAACGCCTGATCCTGTCATCACAATGCTGGTCGTGGTCCTCATGGGCCAATAGCCCATGGCCAATTCATGAGGCCATATCGCGTCAAAAACAATCCAAAGCAGGAGTCGTCCGCCGGAATCAAAACAGAGGGGGTATAATAGATCCAAAGCaaagcagaaagaaaaaaaaaaaaaaaaaaaggaaagtcTATACTTCCGTGGACTATCCAACCAATCCTCGAAGCCTCTCTACCCTCTCCATCGCCTTTTCTAGTCGGTCCAGACGTTTCCTCTTCTCGACATCCCGGCGTTCAAGCACCGCCACCCTCTCTTCCAATCTCGCCCGCGCCTTGCGCTCTTGCGCAACCATCTCGTTCGCTTGACTGAACAGCTGCGCTGTTAGTTTCTCCAGT of Aspergillus fumigatus Af293 chromosome 2, whole genome shotgun sequence contains these proteins:
- a CDS encoding 60S ribosomal protein eL32; its protein translation is MVLAKKHVPIVKKRTKRFFRHQSDRFKCVPESWRKPKGIDNRVRRRFKGNIPMPSIGYGSNKKTKHMMPSGHKAFLVHNPKDVELLLMHNRTYAAEIASAVSSRKRVEIIAKAKALGVKVTNPKGRVTVEA
- a CDS encoding Gfo/Idh/MocA family protein, with amino-acid sequence MSVGVAIIGSGIFAREEHLPAVQAAKDFQLKAVYSRSLKSAQDLASGTTGVDLYSEDSGPGKGYADLLARDDIAAVVIALPILVQPDFIRKALTAGKHVLSEKPIAKDIATARDLVQWYHANIDTRKTLWAVAENFRYMTKFLRTAEEVQKLGRVKNFRVNFHALVSTDSKYFKTAWRQTPGYQGGFILDGGVHVVAALRLILGSNDPVATISAQSCLQQQHLPPLDTVNAVMKTKSGATGVLSLSFGSAFDDSVFEFDCEGGVVALNSDTLTIKGESNELAFDGRGVSREVAVFATTIASGGSVDKRQSPEEALADLEIMEKMLTSGERDGERQTVELQV
- a CDS encoding acyl-CoA thioesterase, with the translated sequence MASTHPLHPYFPLMKARFDNDMYAHLNNTVYAMLFDSIVNSWLIAECGMDPFNRNKSTTSTGASDDDGAVSQQVGIMVNSYCDYFASVSYPDVLDLGLRVARLGSSSVTYEVGVFRRGEEDVKVVGGYTHVFCARETMRPAKGGMEERIRRGLEKLVVREGAKL
- a CDS encoding pseudouridine synthase family protein translates to MAVVPVDTTLKVPPPDPVEEPPKVAVTPCDPWPIPYYFEGGLRRVKPYYYTYNTYCKERWRGRQLQEIFTSEFRDRPAEYYVQALADGKVTVNGKTAAPDTVIKNGEVISHTLHRHEPPVTGHEIGIIHEDNDILVIDKPAGVPVHAAGRYHYNSIVEILRSQRGQEFVPRPCNRLDRLTSGVMFIAKHPKAADAITIKLKQRTVQKEYIARVKGRFPDGVVVCDQPIMSVSPKLGLNRVRATGKDAKTKFRRLAYYPPASPAPERDEDEVTASGDRPATPPPLLANESEGYSIVHCLPLTGRTHQIRVHLQFLGHPITNDPIYSNRRVFGPDLGRNETTAERDQEIMDRLSEMGKTEVADTTTYRTHLTTVPPVPPGTHPSVVEEIMSREHEAAVHDYHKRKGERLSGEVCDVCGTELYTDPGVHELGIFLHAVAYSDLEGQWKYRSKMPSWAMPPKGLDGPREAPDWVPVPEEEEIVIGQTPIPEGMVVERSEQQRENPVLVRGVGLVDVSAARQQEFQEQHTT